One region of Mus musculus strain C57BL/6J chromosome 15, GRCm38.p6 C57BL/6J genomic DNA includes:
- the 4933412E24Rik gene encoding uncharacterized protein CXorf49 homolog → MGSSEEQSVPGDDFYEESGDLNTGLSLVLRPAKSNEGESSLSSPKGSKLTLVSQLEASENPSVVLWAGEYCPDSLVPEEERVGSPMDEKVVGLDFLSQPSVETTATGQQVTNLETKGAREHPSPESVCAETEAGSIRRAPQASEEAKFAASAGTFFPKGLEQSRSWVTPRKSTTSRMVIGENVHHPTSEPEPLDELNEVQMMRVTICLKDGNHGNQAKNSGPAETGDLARHSNVQTRDSFMRMPSSLLVSTTRGLTSGVERQASKEPEPFSSKKKQGTLWGKGGSKSSYPEAAAGIGALPKASPRKKMAQKKKPLWDASAVTLGRAFHQWGQRLKSAPAEPATFPPISGVGLPGRSNKCSLLPLRPKQCKNLYTGKRSGAKKTKELQLVAKEDTDSTRDPSSQVQFPTHRAEPPCQSVHQEFNSGDINARSLQDAGNSQSSALNQRGIMSKKSVLSGDQEEPVGLPAPDSEILQLPGTQGCPRCPELQKEIEDLRKQLSALQAVSEKFQTHLS, encoded by the coding sequence ATGGGCTCTTCTGAGGAGCAGTCTGTTCCAGGCGATGATTTTTATGAGGAGAGTGGAGACCTCAACACGGGCTTGAGCCTTGTCTTAAGGCCTGCCAAGAGCAACGAGGGTGAAAGCAGCCTCTCAAGTCCCAAAGGCAGCAAGCTCACGTTGGTGTCCCAGCTGGAAGCGTCAGAGAACCCATCCGTGGTGCTTTGGGCCGGAGAATACTGTCCAGATTCCCTGGTGCCCGAGGAAGAGAGGGTAGGTTCCCCAATGGATGAAAAGGTAGTTGGTTTGGACTTCCTCTCCCAACCCAGTGTAGAGACTACAGCCACTGGTCAGCAGGTGACCAATCTAGAGACAAAGGGAGCCAGAGAACACCCATCCCCAGAGAGCGTTTgtgctgagacagaggcaggctccaTCAGGAGAGCTCCGCAAGCTTCCGAGGAGGCAAAGTTTGCAGCCTCTGCTGGCACTTTCTTCCCCAAGGGACTGGAGCAAAGCAGATCTTGGGTCACCCCGAGGAAGAGTACCACTAGTAGAATGGTGATCGGCGAGAATGTCCACCACCCCACTTCCGAACCTGAACCATTAGACGAATTAAATGAAGTACAGATGATGAGAGTGACCATTTGCCTTAAAGATGGGAACCATGGGAACCAGGCTAAGAACAGTGGCCCAGCAGAAACTGGAGACCTAGCTAGACACTCAAATGTCCAGACCAGGGACAGTTTCATGCGGATGCCCTCCTCCCTGCTGGTCTCTACTACCCGGGGACTTACCTCTGGCGTGGAAAGACAGGCCTCGAAAGAGCCGGAACCCTTTTCCTCTAAGAAAAAGCAAGGCACCTTATGGGGTAAGGGAGGAAGCAAGTCCAGCTACCCAGAGGCTGCTGCTGGCATAGGTGCCCTGCCCAAGGCCAGTCCTAGAAAGAAGATGGCCCAGAAGAAAAAACCCCTGtgggatgcctcagcagttacCCTGGGGAGAGCTTTCCATCAATGGGGCCAGAGACTGAAGTCAGCTCCTGCAGAACCAGCCACCTTCCCCCCAATCTCTGGTGTTGGCCTGCCTGGGAGGTCCAATAAATGTTCACTGCTGCCTTTAAGACCCAAACAGTGCAAGAACTTATACACTGGGAAGAGATCTGGGGCAAAGAAGACAAAGGAGTTGCAGTTGGTAGCAAAAGAAGACACTGACTCAACCAGAGACCCCAGCTCAcaggttcagtttccaacacACAGGGCAGAGCCGCCTTGCCAGAGTGTGCATCAAGAATTCAACAGCGGGGATATAAACGCCCGGAGCCTCCAGGATGCAGGAAACTCTCAGTCCTCAGCCCTGAACCAGAGAGGCATCATGTCCAAGAAATCTGTACTCTCTGGTGACCAGGAAGAACCTGTGGGTCTCCCAGCCCCCGATTCAGAGATACTACAACTACCTGGAACACAAGGCTGTCCCCGTTGTCCAGAGTTACAGAAGGAAATAGAGGACCTCAGGAAACAATTGTCAGCCCTGCAGGCTGTCAGTGAGAAGTTCCAGACCCATTTAAGTTAA